A section of the Metabacillus endolithicus genome encodes:
- a CDS encoding ABC transporter ATP-binding protein — translation MIEMLKYLKPYRVKLTFVILFSMAAILFELYLPTLMAEIVDVGIVNRDVPFILQTGALMLGCSLMAILLMVGVSYFASKVSLGFGRDMRRTMFVHTEHFSLDEYEKFGSASLITRTTNDVKVVQDVINMMQRMMTRAPLMLIGGVILAVSRDKYLSLVFLAALPVLALIIFLVARKAIPLFSALQNKTDRLTLILREALTGVRVVRAFNRGDHERKRFNAANEDFQDTGIKVGKLMAFMFPIMLIIMNFTNIAIVWFGAIRIDNGDMQVGNLLAFIQYAAMILMSLIMLSMAFIMIPRAQVSAKRLTEVLSTKPTIKDPEREDKSFPTKGIIEFKDVTFRYEGAERPVLEGITFTAKPGETTAIIGSTGAGKTTLLQLIPRFYDVESGEILIDGQNIQSFKQSTLRKQIGYVPQKATLFSGTIAENLSFGKEDASEEEMYAALRTAQAIDFVEKRDQGIHSKLEQAGVNLSGGQKQRLSIARSLVRKPKIYLFDDSFSALDYKTDRLLRHELKKETGDATMIIVAQRVNTVKDAEKIIVLNDGKIVGVGTHQKLLQENKVYQEIVASQEDGEVSA, via the coding sequence ATGATTGAAATGCTAAAATACCTCAAACCTTATCGAGTGAAGTTGACTTTTGTTATTTTGTTTTCAATGGCTGCGATATTATTTGAGTTATATTTGCCAACCTTAATGGCTGAAATAGTGGACGTTGGGATTGTTAATCGTGATGTTCCGTTTATCCTGCAAACAGGTGCTTTGATGCTTGGATGTTCACTGATGGCTATTTTATTAATGGTTGGAGTAAGTTACTTTGCTTCTAAAGTATCGCTGGGTTTTGGAAGGGATATGCGTAGAACGATGTTTGTACATACAGAGCATTTTTCACTAGATGAATATGAAAAGTTTGGCTCAGCTTCCTTAATTACTAGAACGACAAATGATGTAAAGGTTGTCCAAGATGTTATTAATATGATGCAGAGAATGATGACCAGAGCACCGTTAATGTTGATTGGTGGAGTTATTCTTGCCGTGTCCCGGGATAAGTATTTGTCACTCGTTTTTCTAGCTGCTCTACCAGTTTTAGCTTTGATTATTTTTCTTGTGGCAAGAAAGGCAATTCCGTTGTTTTCAGCTTTACAGAATAAAACAGATCGACTAACTCTTATTTTAAGGGAGGCTTTAACAGGGGTAAGAGTTGTTAGAGCATTTAATAGAGGAGATCATGAGAGAAAACGCTTTAATGCAGCAAATGAAGATTTTCAAGATACAGGAATAAAAGTTGGCAAGTTAATGGCTTTTATGTTTCCGATCATGTTAATTATTATGAATTTTACCAATATCGCCATCGTTTGGTTTGGGGCTATTCGGATCGATAACGGAGATATGCAAGTTGGTAATCTATTAGCATTCATTCAATACGCCGCGATGATCTTAATGTCATTAATTATGCTTTCCATGGCTTTTATTATGATTCCTCGTGCTCAAGTATCAGCTAAACGTTTAACAGAGGTATTATCAACTAAACCAACAATAAAAGATCCTGAAAGAGAAGATAAAAGCTTTCCAACCAAAGGAATCATTGAATTTAAAGATGTAACATTTCGCTATGAAGGAGCGGAAAGACCAGTACTTGAAGGGATCACTTTTACAGCAAAACCTGGTGAAACAACTGCAATTATCGGAAGTACAGGTGCAGGTAAAACAACGTTGCTGCAGCTAATTCCTCGTTTTTATGATGTGGAAAGCGGAGAAATTCTCATTGATGGACAAAATATACAATCCTTCAAGCAAAGCACACTTCGCAAACAGATTGGCTATGTTCCACAAAAAGCTACGCTGTTTAGTGGGACGATTGCGGAAAACTTATCGTTTGGTAAAGAAGATGCATCAGAAGAGGAGATGTATGCTGCTTTAAGAACCGCTCAAGCAATTGATTTTGTTGAAAAAAGAGATCAAGGGATACATAGTAAGTTAGAACAAGCAGGTGTAAATCTCTCTGGAGGACAAAAACAGCGATTATCTATTGCTAGGTCACTAGTGAGAAAGCCTAAAATTTATTTATTTGATGACAGCTTTTCGGCATTGGATTATAAAACAGATCGTTTGCTTCGACATGAATTAAAGAAAGAAACAGGAGATGCAACAATGATAATTGTGGCTCAACGTGTTAACACGGTAAAAGATGCTGAAAAAATCATTGTTCTAAATGATGGGAAGATTGTCGGAGTTGGCACTCATCAAAAGTTATTACAAGAAAATAAAGTTTATCAAGAAATCGTAGCTTCTCAAGAGGATGGGGAGGTGAGTGCATGA
- a CDS encoding thiamine-binding protein produces the protein MSTVTAGFQVLPNGKDMNTDGVIPKMVEVVKESGLKYKIGPMETVVEGNFDNIMLLIKTLQQVGIHMGATEVLTNVKLHYKPDGISIEDKMTHVN, from the coding sequence ATGTCAACAGTAACTGCAGGATTTCAAGTTCTTCCTAATGGTAAAGATATGAACACAGACGGAGTAATCCCAAAGATGGTAGAAGTTGTGAAAGAATCAGGATTAAAGTACAAAATTGGACCTATGGAGACAGTTGTTGAAGGAAACTTTGATAACATTATGCTCTTAATTAAAACGCTACAACAAGTAGGAATTCACATGGGCGCAACAGAAGTACTGACAAATGTTAAGCTACACTATAAACCTGATGGCATTTCAATTGAAGATAAAATGACTCATGTTAATTAG
- a CDS encoding DUF2188 domain-containing protein: MAWTKNDFPDSMKNLNESTRNKAIEVANALVEDGYEEGRAISIGISQAEKMMNSNSSDVTYHIVPHNGEWALKKENAEKVTKVFQTKAQALDKGQDYMKKKDAQLVIHRQDGTIEEMKNTGS; encoded by the coding sequence ATGGCTTGGACTAAAAATGATTTTCCAGATTCAATGAAAAACTTAAATGAGTCTACTAGAAATAAAGCGATAGAAGTAGCAAATGCATTAGTCGAAGATGGGTACGAAGAAGGAAGAGCTATCTCTATTGGAATATCTCAGGCTGAGAAAATGATGAATTCAAATTCCAGTGATGTTACTTATCACATTGTCCCACACAATGGTGAGTGGGCACTAAAAAAAGAAAATGCCGAAAAAGTGACTAAGGTGTTTCAAACAAAAGCACAAGCACTTGATAAAGGACAAGATTATATGAAAAAGAAAGACGCTCAATTGGTCATTCACAGGCAGGATGGGACGATTGAGGAAATGAAAAATACAGGGAGTTAA
- a CDS encoding protoporphyrinogen oxidase, whose amino-acid sequence MKTVVVIGGGITGLTAMFYLQKLKKEQNLNINCILVEQNKYLGGKIKSVKNEDFIMETGADSIVARNEGVIPLIHDLQLEDKVVYNETGISYIYSKNTLKPIPADSVFGIPTSIGSLFNSTLISPKGKIMALKDFVKKNETFTSDSSIGAFLEAFLGKELVEDQISPVLSGVYSGKLDELTMASTLPYLLEYKNQYGSIIRGMSKNKEKFLSANNKKFLSFKGGLSTIIDQLEDQLSDTSILKGIKTETIKQVQDGYEISFDQHTPIKADYVVLATPHDAAQKLLTIKELDQEFIKLKNSSLISVYLGFDVPDQQLPANGTGFIVTENSDLLCDACTWTSRKWAHTSEKQRLLVRLFYKSSNSAYEKIKKLSREEIIETALGDIQKSLNITAKPEVVEVTNWNELMPNYHLEHNQAITSLGEKLAEHTPNVFIAGASYFGVGIGACIKNGKETAEKIVHQLKNNSASASL is encoded by the coding sequence ATGAAAACAGTTGTTGTCATAGGTGGTGGAATAACAGGTCTTACCGCCATGTTTTATTTACAAAAGCTTAAGAAAGAACAAAATTTAAATATAAATTGTATCCTTGTAGAACAAAACAAGTACTTAGGAGGAAAGATAAAATCTGTTAAAAACGAGGATTTTATTATGGAAACAGGTGCTGACTCTATTGTTGCAAGAAATGAAGGAGTAATACCTCTTATACATGATTTACAACTAGAAGATAAGGTAGTTTATAACGAAACAGGTATTTCGTATATTTATTCTAAAAACACATTAAAGCCAATACCAGCAGACTCTGTTTTCGGGATTCCAACAAGTATTGGGTCATTATTTAACAGCACATTAATCTCACCAAAGGGTAAAATAATGGCTTTAAAAGATTTTGTGAAGAAAAACGAGACATTTACTAGTGATAGTTCTATTGGAGCTTTCTTAGAAGCTTTTTTGGGCAAAGAATTAGTTGAAGATCAAATTTCCCCTGTTCTTTCAGGTGTTTATTCCGGAAAACTAGATGAACTCACAATGGCTTCAACTCTTCCATATCTATTAGAATATAAAAATCAATACGGCAGTATTATACGAGGAATGTCCAAAAATAAAGAAAAATTCCTTTCAGCAAATAATAAAAAATTCCTATCATTTAAAGGTGGACTATCTACAATCATTGATCAACTTGAGGATCAGTTATCAGATACTTCCATTTTAAAAGGCATAAAAACAGAAACGATTAAACAGGTACAAGATGGATATGAAATATCTTTTGACCAGCATACTCCAATTAAGGCTGACTATGTTGTTTTAGCTACTCCGCATGATGCAGCACAGAAATTATTAACGATTAAAGAGCTTGACCAGGAATTTATTAAATTGAAAAACTCATCACTCATCAGTGTTTATCTTGGATTTGATGTTCCTGATCAACAGCTTCCCGCAAACGGTACTGGCTTTATCGTAACAGAAAATAGTGATTTACTTTGTGATGCATGTACTTGGACGAGTAGAAAATGGGCTCATACTTCAGAAAAACAAAGATTACTTGTTCGTCTTTTCTATAAAAGCTCTAATTCTGCTTATGAAAAAATAAAAAAATTGAGTAGAGAAGAAATAATTGAGACTGCCTTGGGAGATATTCAAAAAAGTCTTAACATAACGGCAAAACCAGAAGTTGTCGAAGTGACTAACTGGAATGAGCTTATGCCAAATTATCACCTTGAACATAACCAGGCAATCACTTCACTTGGAGAGAAATTAGCGGAACATACACCAAATGTATTTATAGCTGGTGCCTCTTATTTTGGAGTTGGTATTGGTGCCTGTATCAAAAATGGAAAAGAAACCGCTGAGAAGATTGTTCATCAACTTAAGAACAATAGCGCAAGTGCCTCGTTATAA
- a CDS encoding SMP-30/gluconolactonase/LRE family protein, with product MSYIVDLVVDQKAALGEGPHWNGEEHVLYWVDIMEKRLHRYDPITKENKTFTFHQYVGAAVPAQPGKILLAMHDGIYRFDIKTEELLLVANPEENQPNIRFNDGKCDSSGRFFIGTMALNIETGKGSLYRLDPSGQIHKILSSVTISNGLAWSPDEKFMYYIDTPTGEVAVFSYDKLTGNISSKKTSVVIPNEMGSPDGMTIDSDGMIWLAHWDGSRVTQWNPFTGKQLDEIVVPVKHVTSCTFGGEHLDELYITTARQGLSEEELEKYPLSGGFLK from the coding sequence GTGAGTTATATTGTTGATTTAGTAGTGGATCAAAAGGCTGCTCTAGGGGAAGGACCTCATTGGAATGGAGAAGAGCATGTATTATATTGGGTTGATATTATGGAGAAAAGACTTCATCGTTATGATCCTATAACGAAAGAAAATAAGACATTTACATTTCATCAGTATGTAGGAGCAGCGGTACCCGCGCAGCCAGGAAAAATACTTTTAGCCATGCATGATGGAATTTATCGTTTTGATATAAAGACTGAGGAACTACTATTAGTTGCAAACCCAGAAGAAAATCAACCTAATATACGATTTAATGATGGTAAATGTGACAGCTCCGGTCGCTTCTTCATAGGAACAATGGCTTTAAATATCGAGACAGGAAAAGGGTCATTGTATCGTTTGGATCCGTCTGGACAAATTCATAAAATTCTTTCTTCAGTAACAATATCGAATGGTTTAGCATGGAGTCCTGATGAAAAGTTTATGTATTATATTGATACTCCTACTGGGGAAGTGGCGGTTTTCTCTTATGATAAACTAACTGGGAATATTAGTAGTAAGAAGACATCTGTTGTTATTCCGAATGAAATGGGTTCACCAGATGGTATGACAATTGATTCAGACGGGATGATTTGGTTAGCACATTGGGATGGTTCTAGAGTTACACAATGGAATCCTTTTACAGGAAAACAGTTAGATGAAATTGTAGTTCCTGTTAAACATGTTACTTCGTGCACATTTGGTGGGGAACATTTAGATGAACTGTATATCACAACAGCTCGACAAGGATTAAGTGAAGAAGAGCTGGAGAAATATCCATTGTCTGGAGGCTTTTTAAAGTAA
- a CDS encoding ABC transporter ATP-binding protein has translation MSDNKRRGGPPVGGGMRHGPGMVVEKPKDFKKTFKRLVGYLKPWKNRMILVAIAAIFSTLFNVISPKLLGDATSSIFDSFTSGSSVDFAFISRILLLLIGLYLLSSLFSYAQQYIMASVSQRTVAQLRREVNEKLSRLPLKYFDKHSHGDLLSRAVNDIDNINTSLQQALTQVINSFISIIGIIIMMLVISPLLTLVVVVTIPLSLTVARFVTKFSQKHFVKQQEELGNINGHIEEMFTGHQVVKAFGHENKSIATFDSINDRLYESSWRAQFISGLMMPLMSFVGNIGFIIVAISGGLLVINGSIRVGDVQAFIQYTQQISQPLAQAAGIANMIQVAIASAERVFQLLDEEEEKQEEDAALKVSELKGHVIFDAVRFGYEKNQPIINDVSLEVQEGQTVAIVGPTGAGKTTIVNLLMRFYELDGGSIKIDGVSLTDMSKEQVRSLFAMVLQDTWLFSGTIRENIAYGNEHAANEEIEEAARNAYADDFIRTLPDGYETLLGEDATNLSQGQRQLLTIARAILAKPKILLLDEATSSVDTRTEMKIQQAMTKLLEGRTSFVIAHRLSTIRDADLILVMNQGDIIEKGTHEELLEKGGFYADLHQSQFTENESAS, from the coding sequence ATGAGTGACAATAAGCGACGTGGCGGACCTCCTGTAGGTGGAGGTATGAGACACGGCCCCGGAATGGTTGTCGAAAAACCAAAGGATTTCAAAAAAACGTTTAAAAGACTCGTAGGTTATTTAAAGCCTTGGAAAAATCGAATGATTCTTGTTGCGATCGCGGCTATTTTTTCTACTTTGTTTAATGTAATTAGTCCGAAATTATTGGGAGATGCAACTTCTTCTATTTTTGATAGTTTTACTTCCGGTTCTTCTGTGGACTTTGCTTTTATTTCAAGGATTTTATTACTTTTAATTGGTTTATATCTTTTATCATCACTTTTCTCTTATGCACAACAATATATTATGGCTTCTGTTTCACAGCGAACGGTTGCTCAGCTTCGAAGGGAAGTAAATGAGAAATTATCACGGTTGCCTCTTAAGTATTTTGACAAGCACTCTCATGGTGATTTGTTAAGTAGAGCGGTAAATGATATTGATAACATTAATACATCCCTACAACAGGCACTAACACAAGTAATCAACTCTTTTATCTCCATTATTGGGATCATTATCATGATGCTTGTTATTAGTCCTCTTCTAACATTAGTTGTAGTAGTTACCATTCCACTTAGTTTAACGGTTGCGCGTTTTGTGACGAAGTTTTCACAAAAACACTTTGTTAAGCAGCAGGAAGAGCTTGGAAACATCAACGGTCATATTGAAGAAATGTTTACCGGACATCAGGTGGTAAAGGCATTTGGTCATGAAAATAAGTCAATTGCAACCTTTGATTCAATCAATGATCGGCTATATGAATCAAGCTGGAGAGCTCAGTTTATTTCTGGATTAATGATGCCGTTAATGAGTTTTGTTGGGAATATAGGATTTATAATTGTAGCCATTTCAGGTGGCTTGCTTGTTATTAATGGAAGTATTCGTGTTGGAGATGTACAAGCTTTTATTCAATATACACAGCAAATTTCTCAACCATTAGCTCAGGCTGCGGGAATTGCTAATATGATTCAAGTTGCCATAGCTTCAGCAGAACGAGTGTTTCAACTTTTGGACGAAGAAGAGGAAAAACAGGAAGAGGATGCTGCCCTTAAAGTATCCGAGCTTAAAGGACATGTTATCTTTGATGCCGTACGTTTCGGGTATGAGAAAAATCAGCCAATTATTAATGATGTAAGTCTTGAGGTACAAGAAGGTCAAACTGTTGCCATCGTAGGTCCCACTGGTGCAGGCAAAACGACAATTGTCAATCTTTTAATGAGATTTTATGAATTGGATGGAGGGTCTATTAAAATTGACGGTGTTAGTTTGACTGATATGAGTAAGGAGCAGGTTCGAAGTTTATTTGCAATGGTGCTGCAGGACACCTGGTTATTTAGTGGAACCATTCGGGAAAATATTGCTTACGGAAATGAACATGCCGCAAATGAAGAGATTGAGGAAGCTGCAAGAAATGCCTATGCTGATGATTTTATCCGAACATTACCTGACGGCTATGAAACGCTGTTAGGAGAAGACGCTACAAATTTATCACAAGGACAACGACAGCTACTCACAATAGCACGAGCCATTTTAGCAAAACCAAAGATTCTTTTACTTGATGAAGCAACGAGCAGTGTTGATACAAGGACAGAAATGAAAATTCAGCAGGCGATGACAAAACTTTTGGAAGGAAGAACAAGCTTTGTGATTGCACATCGGTTATCTACCATCCGTGATGCCGATCTTATTCTCGTCATGAATCAAGGAGATATTATAGAAAAAGGAACACATGAGGAGCTTCTTGAAAAAGGAGGTTTTTATGCTGATTTACATCAGAGTCAGTTTACTGAAAATGAATCAGCTTCATAA
- a CDS encoding DinB family protein, whose translation MIIQLETTRQEILNTVNGIPEHLFNERENEQTWSVGQVLEHLHKTEVEITKAIKYMLTLPEQEPLPDQPLELTLNRSTKIMAPAAITPAIVVNKNDILQALSQSRNQLLQLIDSIPPEQDLTTRGFKHPVFPILSIKQWIEFVGYHEQRHLAQIFEIKQFITNESV comes from the coding sequence ATGATCATTCAACTTGAAACCACACGTCAAGAAATTCTAAATACTGTTAATGGCATTCCAGAACATTTATTCAATGAAAGAGAAAATGAGCAAACATGGAGTGTTGGGCAAGTACTTGAACACCTACATAAAACTGAAGTTGAGATTACGAAAGCTATAAAGTATATGTTAACCCTACCAGAGCAAGAACCTCTTCCAGATCAACCACTTGAACTAACATTAAATCGTTCTACAAAAATAATGGCACCAGCAGCAATTACTCCAGCAATTGTAGTAAATAAAAACGACATTTTACAAGCTCTGTCTCAATCTCGAAATCAACTCCTACAACTTATTGATTCTATACCTCCAGAGCAAGACCTTACAACACGAGGATTTAAACACCCTGTTTTCCCAATTTTATCGATTAAACAATGGATTGAATTTGTTGGTTATCATGAACAAAGACATCTAGCACAAATTTTCGAAATAAAACAGTTTATCACAAATGAAAGCGTTTAA
- the thiT gene encoding energy-coupled thiamine transporter ThiT has translation MRGNQRLLFLIEVAMLASLAFLLDLLSSVIGKLPQGGSISLGMIPIFIIAYRWGIKGGLLTGLLLGLLQAVLGNPYIVHPVQGFLDYYLAFTVVGFSGVFFKQIQNAFQNNSKKLAIFYITLGALLGSLLRMVAHVVAGVAFFASFAPEGTPVLTYSIVYNASYMIPTMIVSAIVVSLLLVTSPRLIIRK, from the coding sequence TTGCGAGGAAATCAACGTTTATTATTTTTAATCGAAGTTGCTATGTTAGCTTCACTGGCATTTTTACTTGATTTATTATCAAGTGTTATTGGTAAGTTACCACAGGGCGGTTCCATTTCACTGGGCATGATCCCAATTTTCATCATTGCTTATCGTTGGGGAATAAAAGGAGGACTTCTAACTGGTTTGTTACTAGGCCTTTTACAAGCTGTTCTTGGCAACCCTTATATTGTCCATCCTGTTCAAGGGTTTCTTGATTACTACCTAGCATTTACTGTTGTTGGGTTTAGTGGAGTCTTCTTCAAGCAGATTCAAAACGCTTTTCAAAATAATAGTAAAAAGTTAGCGATTTTTTATATAACACTAGGGGCACTACTTGGAAGTTTACTAAGAATGGTCGCACATGTTGTTGCGGGTGTTGCATTTTTTGCATCGTTCGCACCTGAAGGTACTCCTGTACTAACATACTCTATTGTTTATAATGCTTCTTATATGATTCCAACAATGATCGTTTCTGCAATTGTTGTTAGTTTACTATTAGTAACTTCTCCTAGATTAATAATAAGAAAATAA
- a CDS encoding GDSL-type esterase/lipase family protein: MNKYKKQSLILVIFTALTLLFSTTATAAEQEETLTVVSLGDSITFGWNLEQPQTPPVQSENAFPFLIGNGNTEVLNVSYPGWTSTQLLEAIKTEESQQKLQQAETVTLSIGANDLLQAIELSKMIENQQAVDPEALQQKVAAATAQVYNNITEIITLIKGQTDAPILLYSLYNPFGMNDPIYGSIHMLGEMITNSVNSKVYSTIAFNKVYNILMPILLLMVSNRTTSYQEIFIQRFPVNKR; encoded by the coding sequence TTGAATAAATATAAAAAACAATCACTAATTCTTGTTATTTTCACTGCATTAACTTTATTATTCTCGACAACTGCAACTGCAGCCGAACAGGAAGAAACATTAACAGTTGTTTCTCTTGGTGACTCCATTACATTTGGGTGGAATTTGGAACAACCACAGACTCCTCCTGTTCAATCGGAAAATGCCTTCCCTTTTCTAATAGGTAACGGAAATACAGAGGTTTTAAATGTCAGCTATCCTGGATGGACTTCAACTCAGCTCCTTGAAGCCATAAAAACGGAAGAATCCCAACAAAAGCTCCAACAAGCTGAAACTGTTACATTAAGTATTGGAGCAAATGACCTATTACAAGCAATTGAACTAAGTAAAATGATTGAGAATCAGCAAGCCGTTGATCCAGAAGCGCTTCAACAAAAGGTTGCAGCTGCGACTGCTCAAGTATACAACAATATAACAGAAATCATTACTCTTATAAAAGGACAAACAGATGCACCAATTTTATTATATTCGTTATATAACCCATTCGGTATGAATGATCCAATCTACGGAAGTATACATATGTTAGGTGAAATGATTACGAACAGTGTAAACAGCAAGGTATATTCAACAATAGCTTTCAACAAGGTGTACAATATCTTGATGCCTATTCTGCTTTTAATGGTAAGCAACAGGACTACATCATACCAGGAGATATTCATCCAACGATTTCCGGTCAACAAGCGTTAG
- a CDS encoding DMT family transporter, with protein sequence MNSPRFFPYAALVVGVLSVSTSAIFVKITSAPAPVIAFYRLFFATILIAPIFLIKHRSELKALSKVDWLYSTIAGVFLAFHFILWFESLNYTSVASSVVLVTLQPLFAFVGTYLFFKEKVSKMALYSGILAITGSMIISWGDFKISGLALFGDILSLVACAMITAYLLFGQGIRKRHSLILYTFIVYGISSLTLLLYCLILQYPLGPYPTSDWYNFILLAIIPTLLGHSLFNWSLKWVSTNTISVMILFEPVGSIILAYFFLGEKMIPSQVAGGSIIMVGIMLFVLEKQIKKYMRKELKPAS encoded by the coding sequence TTGAACTCTCCGCGCTTTTTTCCTTATGCAGCTCTGGTTGTTGGTGTACTTTCTGTTTCAACTTCAGCTATTTTTGTAAAGATAACATCAGCTCCTGCTCCGGTTATTGCTTTTTATCGATTGTTTTTTGCGACGATTCTTATTGCGCCAATATTTCTAATCAAACATCGTTCAGAATTGAAGGCCTTATCAAAAGTAGATTGGTTATATTCAACGATAGCCGGTGTATTTTTAGCTTTTCATTTCATTCTTTGGTTTGAATCGTTAAACTATACATCAGTCGCTAGTTCTGTAGTTTTAGTAACTCTTCAACCGTTGTTTGCGTTTGTGGGAACATATTTGTTTTTTAAAGAAAAAGTTTCAAAGATGGCTTTGTATAGTGGAATTCTCGCTATCACTGGGAGTATGATCATTAGTTGGGGCGATTTTAAAATAAGTGGTCTTGCTTTGTTTGGGGATATTCTTTCTTTAGTAGCATGTGCAATGATTACCGCATATTTGCTCTTTGGACAGGGAATTAGAAAAAGACACTCGCTTATTTTATATACATTCATTGTATATGGAATTAGCTCATTAACTCTATTACTCTATTGTTTAATCTTACAATATCCCTTAGGTCCTTATCCGACATCAGACTGGTATAATTTTATTCTATTAGCCATTATTCCAACATTGCTCGGACACTCATTATTTAATTGGTCTTTAAAATGGGTTAGCACAAATACAATATCTGTGATGATTTTGTTCGAGCCAGTTGGTTCAATAATCCTTGCATATTTCTTTTTAGGAGAAAAAATGATTCCCTCCCAAGTAGCGGGAGGAAGTATTATTATGGTTGGGATTATGCTTTTTGTATTAGAAAAACAAATAAAAAAATACATGCGCAAAGAACTAAAGCCTGCCAGCTAA
- a CDS encoding peptidase MA family metallohydrolase yields the protein MTDLSDIVSNQMPQSFYFQSTILHEYTHYRLQAFIKEQELYVYRIPLWFHEGVAEYVGMYNVAHRYYPFQETSFSHLVTHKDWEKYRLEDYDVYLQSYYAIKYLVDQFGEPILKSIIIETAKTNDFNEGFTKATGITIEDLQSQYIKEENQYFQTKNESLQH from the coding sequence ATAACGGACTTATCAGATATCGTCTCAAATCAAATGCCACAATCATTTTATTTCCAAAGCACCATTTTACACGAATATACTCACTATCGATTGCAAGCTTTTATTAAAGAGCAAGAACTTTACGTCTATAGAATTCCTCTATGGTTTCATGAGGGAGTTGCAGAGTATGTTGGTATGTATAACGTTGCACATCGATATTATCCTTTTCAAGAAACCTCATTTTCCCATCTTGTGACACATAAAGACTGGGAAAAATATCGTCTAGAAGATTATGATGTTTATTTGCAAAGTTATTATGCAATTAAGTATCTCGTTGATCAATTCGGAGAACCAATTCTTAAATCAATCATTATAGAAACAGCAAAAACTAATGATTTTAATGAGGGATTTACTAAAGCAACTGGTATTACAATAGAAGATTTACAATCACAGTATATTAAAGAAGAAAATCAATACTTCCAAACAAAAAATGAAAGCCTCCAGCATTAG